A genomic region of Microthrixaceae bacterium contains the following coding sequences:
- a CDS encoding alpha/beta hydrolase domain-containing protein: MSSAPFNPHSPDEVSLVAGGPADIAVPQPAAALPEGYLMEEYFVGGTATSFSAIDMSEDGRWVAEPDAEAPYRTRVIVRRPLDPAAFSGTVVVEWFNVSAIEAAPDWTYLATEIAREGHAYIGVSAQRQGIEGGETILSVEVDDQQAAAAGVDADPSGIKNTDPERYGTLAHPGDAYSFDMFSQVGRVAQASPQSLLGDLVPTQVIAAGESQSAMFMSTLVNAVHPLSPVFDGFLIHSRASLAAPLDGDYAFVRELREGGQGSQFRTTIRDDLDVPVLLFVTETDLTALRYSEVRQPDSARIRTWEVAGTAHADAHLLRALLGGPRDPGIGAILGCGPINTGPHMEVLTAGFHHLVAWTAGGEAPPTGALLELEPGDEVALARDPRGNALGGVRNPLIDVPIARIDGDPVATEGGSDELCSLFGSTEPFDQATLLELYGSADEYVRRFRESAAVAVGSGFLLQSEADALIEEAEANRSLF, from the coding sequence ATGTCAAGCGCACCCTTCAACCCACATTCGCCCGACGAGGTCAGCCTGGTCGCCGGCGGCCCCGCCGACATCGCGGTGCCTCAACCGGCGGCGGCGCTGCCCGAGGGCTACCTGATGGAGGAGTACTTCGTCGGCGGCACCGCGACCAGTTTTTCGGCCATCGACATGTCCGAGGACGGCCGGTGGGTCGCCGAGCCCGACGCCGAGGCCCCCTATCGGACTCGGGTGATCGTGCGGCGACCGCTCGATCCGGCGGCGTTCAGCGGCACCGTGGTGGTCGAGTGGTTCAACGTCAGCGCCATCGAGGCTGCACCCGACTGGACCTATCTTGCGACAGAAATCGCCCGGGAAGGTCACGCATACATCGGCGTGAGTGCGCAGCGTCAGGGCATTGAGGGCGGCGAGACCATTCTGTCGGTCGAGGTCGACGATCAACAGGCGGCAGCGGCGGGAGTCGACGCCGACCCCAGCGGTATCAAGAACACCGATCCTGAACGCTACGGAACCCTTGCCCACCCGGGTGACGCCTACTCCTTCGACATGTTCAGCCAGGTCGGCCGGGTGGCTCAGGCCTCGCCGCAGTCGCTTCTCGGCGACCTGGTCCCCACCCAGGTGATCGCCGCGGGGGAGTCTCAGTCGGCGATGTTCATGTCGACCCTGGTCAACGCAGTGCATCCGCTGAGCCCCGTGTTCGACGGCTTTCTCATCCACAGCCGAGCCTCGTTGGCGGCCCCGCTCGACGGCGATTACGCGTTCGTGCGTGAGTTGCGCGAAGGCGGGCAAGGGTCGCAGTTCCGCACGACCATTCGCGATGATCTTGACGTTCCGGTGTTGCTGTTCGTGACCGAAACCGACCTGACCGCACTGCGCTATTCCGAGGTTCGCCAGCCCGACAGCGCCCGGATCCGGACCTGGGAGGTCGCCGGCACGGCACATGCCGATGCTCACCTGTTGCGCGCGTTGCTCGGAGGCCCTCGCGACCCGGGCATCGGTGCGATCCTCGGGTGTGGGCCGATCAACACGGGTCCCCACATGGAAGTGCTGACGGCCGGGTTCCACCACCTCGTGGCGTGGACCGCCGGCGGCGAGGCTCCCCCGACCGGTGCCTTGCTCGAACTGGAGCCGGGCGATGAGGTGGCGTTGGCTCGCGACCCCCGGGGTAACGCACTCGGCGGCGTGCGCAATCCGCTGATCGACGTGCCGATCGCCCGGATCGACGGCGACCCCGTGGCCACCGAGGGCGGGTCCGATGAGCTGTGCTCGTTGTTCGGAAGCACCGAACCGTTTGATCAGGCGACGCTGCTCGAGCTGTACGGATCGGCGGACGAGTACGTGCGGCGGTTCCGGGAATCGGCCGCCGTCGCGGTGGGGTCCGGCTTCTTGTTGCAGTCCGAGGCCGACGCGCTCATCGAGGAGGCCGAGGCCAACCGCTCGCTGTTCTGA